A DNA window from Theobroma cacao cultivar B97-61/B2 chromosome 5, Criollo_cocoa_genome_V2, whole genome shotgun sequence contains the following coding sequences:
- the LOC18597724 gene encoding hsp70 nucleotide exchange factor fes1 has product MAKDEPNWDGLLKWSIAHSDGTRPTRNLSEEDRRWFMEAMQSQSVDVIKRMKEITLVMQTPEQVLEAQGVTSADIEDMLDELQEHVESIDMANDLHSIGGLVPLLGYLKNSHANIRAKAAEVVSTIVQNNPRSQQLVMEANGLEPVLSNFTCDPDVTVRTKALGAISSLIRHNKPGIAAFRLANGYAALRDALGTENVRFQRKALNLIQYLLNENSSDCSVVSELGFPRIMLHLASSEDAEVREAALRGLLELARDKTGGDNGGLGEDNEKLKQLLEERIKGISVMSPEDLGAAREERQLVDSLWSTCYKEPSSLREKGLLALPDEDAPPPDVASKHFEPPLRGWATNHGGDSKSGAEKQKTPLLLGPSRPTDGANI; this is encoded by the exons ATGGCTAAAGACGAACCCAACTGGGATGGATTGCTGAAATGGAGCATTGCTCACTCTGATGGAACTCGACCCACTCGTAATTTAAG TGAGGAGGATAGAAGATGGTTTATGGAAGCAATGCAATCGCAAAGCGTTGATGTGATTAAGCGAATGAAAGAGATAACTTTGGTTATGCAAACTCCAGAGCAAGTATTGGAAGCTCAAGGAGTTACTTCTGCTGATATTGAAG ATATGTTGGATGAGTTACAGGAGCATGTTGAGTCCATTGACATGGCCAATG ATCTTCACTCGATTGGTGGTTTGGTCCCTCTCCTTGGTTATCTGAAGAATTCACATGCCAACATTCGAGCAAAAGCTGCAGAAGTTGTATCCACTATTGTACAGAATAATCCCCGGAGTCAACAGTTGGTTATGGAGGCAAATGGTTTAGAGCCTGTCCTTTCTAATTTTACTTGTGACCCTGATGTTACTGTTCGAACCAAAGCACTTGGTGCAATATCTT CTTTGATCCGCCACAATAAACCTGGTATTGCAGCATTTCGACTTGCAAATGGTTATGCAGCCTTAAGAGATGCTTTAGGAACTGAGAATGTGAGATTTCAAAG GAAAGCCTTAAACTTGATTCAGTATCTACTGAATGAAAATAGTTCAGATTGCAGTGTTGTAAGTGAGCTAGGATTTCCCCGCATAATGCTGCATCTTGCCTCAAGCGAGGATGCAGAAGTAAGAGAAGCTGCCCTCCGCGGCCTTCTTGAGCTTGCGAGGGACAAGACAGGAGGGGACAATGGTGGATTAGGTGAAGACAATGAGAAGCTGAAGCAACTTCTTGAAGAAAGAATTAAAGGTATCAGCGTGATGTCTCCTGAAGATCTTGGGGCTGCTAGGGAGGAGAGGCAGCTTGTGGACTCCCTTTGGAGTACATGCTATAAGGAGCCCTCTTCTCTTCGAGAAAAGGGACTTCTTGCTCTTCCTGATGAAGATGCACCTCCACCTGATGTTGCCAGCAAGCATTTTGAACCTCCTCTCAGAGGTTGGGCTACAAATCACGGTGGTGATTCGAAGTCTGGTGCTGAAAAGCAAAAGACTCCTCTATTGTTAGGACCAAGCCGTCCAACTGATGGTGCCAATATTTAA
- the LOC18597725 gene encoding probable E3 ubiquitin-protein ligase RHC2A, whose product MESIRSPYWCYRCNRFIRIRVRSPQDSIHCPDCGGGFIEEIETPSRSPIHQRFPAAAMYSDTPSPALSPSPTATPRFRRARRNAGDRSPFNPVVVLRGPTSETDGVVPERGNNNFELYYDDGSGSGLRPLPASMSEFLMGSGFDRLLDQLSQLEVNGVARFEQPPASKAAIESMPVIKIVGSHVSTESHCAVCKEPFVLDSEAREMPCKHIYHSDCILPWLSIRNSCPVCRHELPTESSGNNLGENEAVRDEEAVGLTIWRLPGGGFAVGRFTGGRRAAEREFPVVFTEMDGGFNNAGAPRRISWAPSGRRSQESRGLGRVFRSFISFFGRFRSSSSRSGSDSRFTRRSRSSSVFDRSSRRDSDWDFED is encoded by the coding sequence ATGGAGTCGATTAGGTCACCCTATTGGTGTTACAGATGCAACCGGTTCATCAGGATCCGGGTCCGATCCCCCCAAGATTCGATCCATTGCCCCGACTGCGGCGGCGGATTCATTGAAGAAATTGAAACACCCTCTCGATCTCCCATCCACCAACGTTTCCCGGCCGCTGCCATGTACTCTGACACTCCCAGCCCAGCTCTCAGCCCTAGCCCCACTGCTACTCCTCGTTTCCGCCGAGCTCGACGAAACGCTGGTGATCGGTCCCCTTTCAACCCCGTTGTTGTCCTCCGTGGACCCACCTCGGAAACCGACGGCGTAGTTCCTGAAAGAGGAAACAACAATTTCGAGCTTTATTACGATGATGGGTCCGGCTCGGGTCTTCGTCCCTTACCTGCTAGCATGTCGGAGTTTTTAATGGGTTCGGGTTTTGATCGGCTTCTTGATCAATTATCTCAATTAGAAGTAAACGGTGTCGCTCGTTTTGAGCAACCGCCTGCTTCGAAAGCGGCGATTGAATCAATGCCGGTGATTAAGATCGTTGGAAGTCACGTTAGCACGGAATCTCACTGTGCCGTTTGTAAAGAGCCTTTCGTGCTCGATTCTGAAGCTCGGGAAATGCCTTGTAAGCATATTTATCATTCGGATTGTATTTTACCTTGGCTTTCAATTCGAAACTCTTGTCCGGTTTGCCGCCATGAGTTGCCAACGGAAAGTAGCGGAAATAATTTGGGGGAAAACGAGGCGGTTAGAGACGAAGAAGCTGTGGGGTTAACCATATGGAGGTTACCGGGAGGTGGGTTTGCGGTGGGCAGGTTTACTGGAGGAAGAAGAGCAGCGGAGAGGGAGTTTCCGGTAGTGTTTACGGAGATGGATGGGGGGTTTAATAATGCGGGTGCTCCTAGAAGGATTTCATGGGCGCCTAGTGGGAGAAGGTCACAAGAGAGTAGAGGATTGGGGCGGGTTTTTCGGAGTTTTATTTCGTTTTTCGGGAGGTTTAGGAGTTCTTCATCTCGTTCAGGTTCAGATTCTAGGTTTACGAGGAGAAGTAGATCGAGTTCAGTGTTTGATAGGTCATCTAGAAGGGATAGCGACTGGGATTTCGAGGATTGA
- the LOC18597726 gene encoding uncharacterized protein LOC18597726: MASVASLQTLYATSLKQSPVSGRHSLSSRHAVAPAPWRSTVLSRTKSRNNQKRSLTVVAAIGDVSADSTNYLIAGAAVVALVGTAFPILFSRKDTCPECDGAGFVRKSGVPLRANAARKDEAQIVCARCNGLGKLNQIDK; this comes from the exons ATGGCATCCGTTGCATCTTTGcagactctatatgcaacaAGTCTGAAACAGTCGCCAGTGTCAGGTAGGCATTCTCTCTCTTCCCGTCATGCAGTGGCGCCGGCACCGTGGAGGTCAACAGTTTTGTCCAGGACCAAGAGCCGGAATAACCAAAAGAGATCCCTGACAGTAGTTGCAGCAATTGGAGATGTATCAGCTGATAGTACGAACTACCTGATTGCTGGTGCAGCCGTTGTTGCCCTGGTTGGAACAGCCTTCCCGATCTTGTTCTCACGCAAGGACAC GTGTCCTGAATGTGATGGTGCGGGCTTTGTTCGGAAATCTGGAGTGCCCTTGAGAGCAAACGCTGCACGGAAGGACGAGGCTCAAATCGTATGTGCCCGTTGTAATGGCCTTGGCAAATTGAACCAAATTGATAAATGA